The genomic region ttgctcaattcttgagTTCATGCGATCCATTTTATCAGTTAACCCTTGTTGTTGTAATTGTATTGCGGCATTTAATTCTGCTTTGTCTTGATTGTGAATTCTCACCAATTCCCCCAAATTTGCCTCAATGTTCACCATAGATTCACCCAGGTTCTTCACCTTATCCTCCATTGATGGTGTAACTTCAGTCATCGTGTTATCAGAGTTTTTTGCGTTTTTTGGCGGCATTTTAATCAAGAGAATCCAGGAAGGATCTCTGATACCACTGATATATGAGCTCAGGAATTAATCGAGAAACTCAGAAATTACAATAGGATTCCTAAAAGAAGAGAGGAAATCGAATGTGCAATTTCATTGATAATTCTGTTGAAGATTACAGTAGAGAGAGAAAGATTAAGGAGAGAGAAAATGAGATTACAATCTGATAAAAGCTACTGATGAATATCAGAGTATAGCTATTTATACTCGAGTTGGTTATTTTCCGCCAAAAGTAACTAACTTGAACTAACAACTTTTCTGTTATTATGCTGAGCTGTATTTGGCTGTTGCTAGCTGGCACATATCAACACCACATCCTTGGACTCCTTGAGAAGCCTGATACTCTTGTTAAGTTTCTCCCTCTTGGCAGCAACAGAAGGTGATTCATCAAGCAACCTCTTAATGCCATCCCCGTATGGACCCATTAGCTCATTCACAATCTCAATCTCCAAATCCTTGTTCACCAAATTCTGTATTGAAAACAGCAGATGAAGAGCCATGGAGTCAACTAACCTTCTAAGCACAATCTTCCAGTATGCAGTCATCCTCAACTTCAAATCAAAAGCCTGATGTGCCACACCCTTGTGGTTCCTTATGTGCCCCACATTTACTCGCCCAAAgccttcaatttccataaatggTTCCTCATTTTCATTCTCCACAATCTTGACAAACTGTTCCTGACAAGACATCAGCTTATTCCAAACTAACATATATTCGGGATTACAAGTATAATCTGCAAGCTTCTCCATTTCAACTATTTCATGGACACGCTTAGTTGATTCTTCTTTCAACTTAGCAACCAACCCTGTTGCTGCTCTAGTGGTGGGCAACTGAAGCGGTGGGTAGTTCTCGCAATGATCCATGAGAACCGTCACCAAAACCTTCTCAATATACATCCAAGCTTTATGCATAAAATCAACCGGAATCTCAGATACTCCTCTTATCTTCTTCTGTAGCATGGTGATAAATATAGATCGAGGGAGGAAATTGGGAAGTTCAATACCCTTGGCTTCCTCAAGAGCCCGTACCTCTTCCATCAAGAAATCAGTGGGGTTCAATTGTGGAATTCCCATTGACTGGAGCTCATTAGAAAAGCTGGTGAGCTTATCAGCCAGACGAGCAATAGCATGCATCTCGGTATCAGTATCATCAGAGTACTCATCGTACTCACCTCGAATCAATAACTTCCTCAGAGATTCTTTAACAGATCCCATGACCTGCATGAACACAGCCATTGCCTCAGGAATCGACTGCAAATGCTGAGGCATATTATTCAGTTCAACAACATTTGCAGTCAATTTATCATTGATCTGCCTAACAATATTAGGCAAGCACCTAGAGATAATGTTAGCCTGTATATGCACCAAATTATTCGCCAACACGGGTATCCCAACAATCGCCTTATCTATCTTCGACAAGAGCGGGTGAGTTTCAAAAAGCCTGGCTTCCTCCATCCTCGCATCCTCGTAACTCTCCTCGCCTATCCTATTCCTAACACAGACATAACCCAGCCCAATGCTAACATCATCATTGGTCACCTTCTCCAACAGCCCGTCTGGAGCCCGGTCCGCTTTCGTAACCACAGCCAAGGTCCTCTGACCAGTCTTGTCCACACTTTGAGACATCATTATCGACTCGCAAGTAGTAAAGTCGACAGTTGCAGATAACACATTCAGAATGATACTTTCCTCAGGAGTGATATACTCCATGATCATCTCCCTAATCTGCTCATATATATTCTCAGGTTGCCCGTGAACTGGAACCCGGGTAATACCAGGAAGGTCCACCATTGTCAAGTCAGGCACACCATTTTTTTTACCACAAGAGTAATGGGTGTGTTTGCAATACCCTTAGAATGACCAGCAATTTCCTGAGTTGCCAAATTAATTGCATCAGCAACGTTTTCCTCATCCGTCTTGACGGTTTGACCCAAATACTCCAAGGACAGTTGAGGTTGAGGGTCATAATGATGTTGTAAGCGCATAATCAGGGGAACTCGAGTGCATATGCCCTGCCCCCTAGGGAGGCTAATGCCGGCCAATGACTCGAGAACACTCGATTTCCCTGAGGATTGATCACCTACAACCACAATAGTAGGTAATTGAATACCTTCCTTCATGACTTTGAGGTTACGAAGCTTGTCAACTGCGTCAAGAAGTGGACGAATTCGGTCATTATAAGAAGTAGCTAGTGGAGGTGGGATGGCGGATATTGGCAAAACGGGTTCTTCAGTAACCACAAGAGCAGCGTTGTCATTATCATTTTTGTATCCTCTGTTGATGGAGGGAGTTTGAATTCTGTTGTTGGACTTGGATTTTGCCATGTTTGGTTGTTGAGAAAGGTTGTATAGTTGTGTTGTGTGTAGGATGAATTCTCAAGTGTAaaatatatgtgtatatatatagagagagttGAGAGTGGTGAAACACATCGTTTGAGTAGTGATAGTAATAATGAGGTGAGACAGTTTCATAGGAGAATGAGAAGTCAAGGTAATACCAAAAGATAATGTTACTGGCAGAGGACAGTGAATGGTTTGTAGCAATGCAGATTATGAGACGCAGTAATATCACTGTCTACCTCATACTCTACTTCTTTGGTAGAACTCGAGGAATTTGTCTCCTAATCCTATGAGACCCTTTATTAGGTTGTCCTTTGGTATGGTTCTGGATATTATCAACACAACATTGTATTTGTAATTAATACtactaaaaataattaaaattcaTTGGTATAATGGTCAATTGAGAAGGCAAATATTTACCTTCTTCAAAGTAACACTATGCAGAATATTGTCTTATAAGTAGGAAGTCGAGGTAATACCAACAGATGGTACATTGATTATTGACAGTGTTATCGCAGAGTGCCGACGAGAACGAATGGTTCCTGTAACAATGCAAATGTTGAGACTTTCGCCTTTTGGGTTACCAGCCTTCTTTGTTGTCCCCAATTATTAGTTAAGGAGTTCGGAGTATATATATCAGTAATATCACTGTTAACTACCTGATACTTCTTTGGTATCTCTATGAGACCCTTTCTTGGGTTGTCCTTTGGCATGATTCGGGAAATAACATTATGATATACTGAGTTTAACTATTATCCACCTTGTATTCGTAAACTACTAATTTTAAAAAATCTGAATTTTAGATTTGATTTCGAAATCAAGTGTCCTCGTTCGTTCTATCACATTTGCGCCAAAAATAAAGCGAGTACCGTGTCAAAATGTGATTGCATTACTTTTTCAGACCTTCATAGCATGTCTATACCATTCATTAAACTTTCGTCAATACCTTTATAACATATCATGATGCAATATTGTAACTCACTAACTCAGGTTAACATCATAACCTAAACACATCCAAGAATTTTTTGGTAAAGTAATACACTTCTACCGTCTACCAATAGTGCATTTTTCTAGACCTGACAAAAATCCAGTGGTAAATTCAGCTACTTTTATTTTGGGTCGAGTTTAAACAACAAAGATATACAGAGTACTTTTTCTAGCTTTTTTTTCTCcttaaaagaaaagaataatttGTTAGCTTGTATTAACAATGGAGTACTTGATGGTCAATTAACAAGGCAAATATCTATGACTCTACGTTCTTGGGCATTACTAGTTTACTACTATCAGGACTATGGCCTAAAGGGCTACAATCTCCAACTAGTCCGTACTAATTTGTTCAGAGTACTACACTTGCCAATCTCCTTGAATCGAACTTTTTGTTACCCAAACGGCCAAACGTTAGGAAGACGATGTTAAATGTCCACTACTATATTTCCTGAGTCTCAAACTCAAGACCTTTCGTTAACGCAAATCTACACCTTGCCAATTGATTCAAGTATTAATTCATCAATTTATCTGAAGTGGCAGGAAAATAGCTTTCGAATTTGGATTAGCTGGATGATGCTGATAAAAATTAAACCACCCAACTTATTTGAACTGCTATAGGCTAATACTTGGTCTATGTGTTTTTTCttgttataaatattttttttggtacatatctTGTTATAAattctgacaaaaaaaaaagcaatgaACAACCAGTCCAAAAGTAGGACATAAGCTTAAAAAGAAATTCCGACCTGCCGGATTCGAACCAGCGACCTAAGGATTATCTGCTTCAACAACTACAGTCCTCCGCTCTACCAACTGAGCTAAGGTCGGATGCTGATGTTTTTCAGCTCCGTTAACTTAATGACTTGTTTATCTAAATCCTGATAGTGACGCACTAATTTTTAATTGCTAGCTTAGAAATTGACATAGGTCCTGTTCTTTTGGAttgaaacttataggatctgaactgaacttataggatatgaactgaactgaacttatatgatctgaactgaacttataggatctgatctgaactgaactgaacttatggaatctgaagtgaacttaaattaagtgactttaagtccaaaagaacagggtcaTACTATAAGTAGTAGTACTTTTTTTTTTGACCAGTAGTACTTATAGAACCTAAATTTAATTAAACGTTTATTAACAAAATAGCATGATcagaaattaaaaaaataaaaaaaaaaatatggattTCAGATTGTTGAGCTTGTTTATATATCAACCGCAAAGTGCAAGAGAATTATACATACAAACTACAATAAAAACTACTCATTAGTGTGCATACTTGCCCGGTTTATTTTTAGTTTCTTTTAAGCATTTGTTCTTTGAATAATTCAAACTTGCTTAATTTTCTTCTGACTGAAAACTATGATAAAACTAGTATACAATAAAAAAACGGAGTTTATTTTCACAGTACAATTTTTACTCATTATAATACTTTTTACACTAAACTTTCCATTTGCTACCCTTAACTAAAAAACACATCAAACATAATTCTTTACACCTTCTCTCTACATTCTCTCAATTGTTAAAACATTAACCTTTTTTCAACCTTATTAAAATTCTTCTATTATGAACGATTATCCGAATGAAGAGCATGAATTTAATTCGTTAATGCGAtattaataatttaattgacCTTTCTTATATTTTTATTCCATTTTAATTAGGGTTTTATGTCTAAATCAATAAATTGCTAATTAATGTATAGTAGTTGGGTATATCTGTGTTGCGATTTTTATGTAGCTTAAAATTGATTGTGAACCTAAAAAGCAATTGATTAATCATTGTCAGGTAGTACACAATTGAAATGCAATACCACACATGTTGTCAGTTCTATGTACCACGTTTACTCCACCATCCACGACACCACCCTAACCCACCCACCCCTAACCTGCCGGCTCCTCGCAGTTGACCCATCCGTCAGTCTCTCTCCCTGACGGCGACCCTAACACGACGAAAAACCCATTAATGCAATGGCACTATCCCACACCACCACAGTGACCCACGAACGTAGCACCGCCGCCGTGACTTGGCCCAATGTTGAGATCAACCGTTGAGTATTAGCTTTGTGAAATTGGGAGTTGGATGTTTGAAATTAGAGAGATTTTAGAGAGGGAAAATGGTAgga from Silene latifolia isolate original U9 population chromosome 3, ASM4854445v1, whole genome shotgun sequence harbors:
- the LOC141647856 gene encoding LOW QUALITY PROTEIN: dynamin-related protein 4C-like (The sequence of the model RefSeq protein was modified relative to this genomic sequence to represent the inferred CDS: inserted 1 base in 1 codon); translated protein: MAKSKSNNRIQTPSINRGYKNDNDNAALVVTEEPVLPISAIPPPLATSYNDRIRPLLDAVDKLRNLKVMKEGIQLPTIVVVGDQSSGKSSVLESLAGISLPRGQGICTRVPLIMRLQHHYDPQPQLSLEYLGQTVKTDEENVADAINLATQEIAGHSKGIANTPITLVXKKNGVPDLTMVDLPGITRVPVHGQPENIYEQIREMIMEYITPEESIILNVLSATVDFTTCESIMMSQSVDKTGQRTLAVVTKADRAPDGLLEKVTNDDVSIGLGYVCVRNRIGEESYEDARMEEARLFETHPLLSKIDKAIVGIPVLANNLVHIQANIISRCLPNIVRQINDKLTANVVELNNMPQHLQSIPEAMAVFMQVMGSVKESLRKLLIRGEYDEYSDDTDTEMHAIARLADKLTSFSNELQSMGIPQLNPTDFLMEEVRALEEAKGIELPNFLPRSIFITMLQKKIRGVSEIPVDFMHKAWMYIEKVLVTVLMDHCENYPPLQLPTTRAATGLVAKLKEESTKRVHEIVEMEKLADYTCNPEYMLVWNKLMSCQEQFVKIVENENEEPFMEIEGFGRVNVGHIRNHKGVAHQAFDLKLRMTAYWKIVLRRLVDSMALHLLFSIQNLVNKDLEIEIVNELMGPYGDGIKRLLDESPSVAAKREKLNKSIRLLKESKDVVSKIMDRIAVYE